A genomic segment from Glycine max cultivar Williams 82 chromosome 1, Glycine_max_v4.0, whole genome shotgun sequence encodes:
- the LOC100797361 gene encoding BTB/POZ domain-containing protein At1g67900, whose amino-acid sequence MKFMKLGSRPDTFYTAEAVRSVSSEVSSDLIIQVKGSRYLLHKFPLLSKCLRLQKLCSESPESSSQHQIVQLPDFPGGVEAFELCAKFCYGISITLSPYNIVAARCGAEYLQMTEEVEKGNLIQKLEVFFNSCILRGWKDSIVSLQTTKASPMWSEDLGITSRCIEAVAAKVLSHPSKVSLSHSHSRRVRDDVSCNGNESVRHNKSGNKGWWAEDLAELSIDLYWRTMIAIKSGGKIPSNLIGDALKIYASRWLPNITNNGGHLKKQSVADSESDSVGEIASKHRLLLESVVSLLPAEKGAVSCGFLLKLLKASNILNASSSSKMELARRVGLQLEEATVNDLLIPSLSYTNDTVYDVELVRTILEQFMSQGQSPPTSPARSRFAFERRRSRSAENINLEFQESRRSSSASHSSKLKVAKLVDRYLQEVARDVNFQLSKFIALAEIIPDFARHDHDDLYRAIDIYLKAHPELNKSERKRLCRILDCKKLSMEACMHAAQNELLPLRVVVQVLFFEQARAAQAGGKVTDLPTNIKALLTAHGIDPSKPTAPLSTTTSIHAEDNWSVSNFKSPKSRSSTLRMKLAEDDDFNQNGLTHDGIGRNSRFKAICAIPTQPKKMLSKFWSTTNRTAAATEKN is encoded by the exons ATGAAGTTCATGAAACTAGGATCTCGTCCTGATACATTCTACACTGCAGAAGCAGTAAG GTCAGTCTCTTCTGAAGTTTCTAGTGACCTCATAATTCAAGTTAAGGGAAGTAGATATCTTCTTCACAAG TTTCCCTTGCTGTCAAAATGTTTGAGGCTACAAAAGCTATGTTCAGAATCTCCTGAATCATCTTCTCAGCACCAAATAGTCCAACTCCCTGATTTCCCTGGTGGGGTGGAGGCATTTGAGTTGTGTGCTAAGTTCTGCTATGGAATAAGCATCACTCTCAGCCCTTACAACATTGTGGCGGCACGATGTGGCGCCGAGTATCTTCAGATGACTGAGGAGGTTGAGAAGGGGAACTTAATTCAGAAGCTTGAGGTTTTCTTCAACTCATGCATTCTACGTGGCTGGAAGGATTCTATTGTGAGTCTTCAGACCACAAAGGCGTCGCCTATGTGGTCAGAGGACTTGGGAATTACCAGCAGATGCATTGAAGCTGTTGCTGCAAAAGTTCTAAGTCACCCCTCTAAGGTGAGTTTATCACATAGCCATTCACGAAGGGTGAGGGATGATGTTTCTTGCAATGGCAATGAAAGTGTGAGGCATAATAAGTCAGGAAACAAGGGATGGTGGGCTGAAGATTTGGCAGAACTTAGCATAGACTTGTATTGGAGAACCATGATAGCAATCAAATCTGGTGGTAAGATTCCCTCAAATCTCATCGGAGATGCATTGAAAATCTATGCATCTAGATGGCTACCAAATATTACCAACAATGGAGGACATCTCAAGAAGCAATCTGTTGCTGATTCAGAATCGGACTCGGTTGGTGAAATAGCTTCAAAGCATCGTCTGCTTTTGGAATCAGTGGTGAGCTTGCTTCCTGCTGAGAAAGGTGCTGTTTCTTGTGGCTTTCTTTTGAAGCTCTTGAAGGCATCCAATATTCTTAATGCTTCTTCATCTTCAAAGATGGAATTGGCCAGAAGGGTAGGGCTTCAATTGGAGGAAGCCACAGTGAATGATCTTTTGATACCCTCCCTGTCTTACACAAATGATACAGTGTATGATGTTGAGTTGGTGAGGACCATATTGGAGCAGTTTATGTCACAAGGCCAGAGTCCCCCAACTAGTCCTGCAAGATCTAGGTTTGCCTTTGAAAGAAGAAGGTCTCGTTCAGCTGAGAATATTAACTTGGAGTTCCAAGAGAGTAGGAGGTCCTCTTCAGCATCTCACAGTTCAAAATTGAAAGTGGCAAAGCTTGTGGATAGGTATCTTCAAGAAGTTGCTAGGGATGTGAATTTTCAGTTGTCAAAATTCATTGCTCTTGCTGAGATTATACCAGATTTCGCAAGACACGATCATGATGATCTCTACAGGGCTATTGACATTTATctcaag GCTCATCCAGAACTCAACAAGAGTGAAAGGAAAAGATTGTGTCGAATTCTTGACTGCAAAAAACTTTCTATGgaagcatgcatgcatgcagcACAGAATGAACTACTTCCCCTAAGGGTTGTTGTTCAAGTTCTCTTCTTTGAGCAAGCTAGAGCAGCACAAGCTGGTGGCAAAGTGACTGATTTGCCAACCAATATCAAGGCATTACTCACAGCACACGGTATTGACCCTTCAAAACCTACAGCACCATTAAGCACTACTACAAGTATACATGCTGAGGACAATTGGAGTGTTTCAAACTTCAAGTCACCAAAGTCGAGGTCTTCAACACTGAGGATGAAGCTAGCTGAAGATGATGACTTCAATCAAAATGGTTTGACCCATGATGGAATTGGAAGGAATTCTAGATTTAAGGCTATTTGCGCTATTCCAACCCAACCCAAAAAAATGCTTAGTAAGTTCTGGTCTACTACCAATAGAACTGCTGCTGCCACTGAAAAGAATTGA